In Homo sapiens chromosome 11, GRCh38.p14 Primary Assembly, one DNA window encodes the following:
- the SCYL1 gene encoding N-terminal kinase-like protein isoform 17 (isoform 17 is encoded by transcript variant 17), translating to MWFFARDPVRDFPFELIPEPPEGGLPGPWALHRGRKKATGSPVSIFVYDVKPGAEEQTQVAKAAFKRFKTLRHPNILAYIDGLETEKCLHVVTEAVTPLGIYLKARVEAGGLKELEISWGLHQIVKALSFLVNDCSLIHNNVCMAAVFVDRAGEWKLGGLDYMYSAQGNGGGPPRKGIPELEQYDPPELADSSGRVVREKWSADMWRLGCLIWEVFNGPLPRAAALRNPGKIPKTLVPHYCELVGANPKVRPNPARFLQNCRAPGGFMSNRFVETNLFLEEIQIKEPAEKQKFFQELSKSLDAFPEDFCRHKVLPQLLTAFEFGNAGAVVLTPLFKVGKFLSAEEYQQKIIPVVVKMFSSTDRAMRIRLLQQMEQFIQYLDEPTVNTQIFPHVVHGFLDTNPAIREQTVKSMLLLAPKLNEANLNVELMKHFARLQAKDEQGPIRCNTTVCLGKIGSYLSASTRHRVLTSAFSRATRDPFAPSRVAGVLGFAATHNLYSMNDCAQKILPVLCGLTVDPEKSVRDQAFKAIRSFLSKLESVSEDPTQLEEVEKDVHAASSPGMGGAAASWAGWAVTGVSSLTSKLIRSHPTTAPTETNIPQRPTPEGHWETQEEDKDTAEDSSTADRWDDEDWGSLEQEAESVLAQQDDWSTGGQVSRASQSPTGAAGKLRAPGNRAGRSQAPRSHLLTVHGWPASITGVAQSPATRATPSLPCLHVPAPSRGQTLGVRTTGRASRLTVDRSRLSWPGRSARSGGGRWRPNAPRGRWPRAP from the exons ATGTGGTTCTTTGCCCGGGACCCGGTCCGGGACTTTCCGTTCGAGCTCATCCCGGAGCCCCCAGAGGGCGGCCTGCCCGGGCCCTGGGCCCTGCACCGCGGCCGCAAGAAG GCCACAGGCAGCCCCGTGTCCATCTTCGTCTATGATGTGAAGCCTGGCGCGGAAGAGCAGACCCAGGTGGCCAAAGCTGCCTTCAAGCGCTTCAAAACTCTACGGCACCCCAACATCCTGGCTTACATCGATGGACTGGAG ACAGAAAAATGCCTCCACGTCGTGACAGAGGCTGTGACCCCGTTGGGAATATACCTCAAGGCGAGAGTGGAGGCTGGTGGCCTGAAGGAGCTGGAGATCTCCTGGGGGCTACACCAGATCGTG AAAGCCCTCAGCTTCCTGGTCAACGACTGCAGCCTCATCCACAACAATGTCTGCATGGCCGCCGTGTTCGTGGACCGAGCTGGCGAGTGGAAGCTTGGGGGCCTGGACTACATGTATTCGGCCCAGGGCAACGGTGGGGGACCTCCCCGCAAGGGGATCCCCGAGCTTGAGCAGTATGACCCCCCGGAGTTGGCTGACAGCAGTGGCAGAGTGGTCAGAGAGAAGTG GTCAGCAGACATGTGGCGCTTGGGCTGCCTCATTTGGGAAGTCTTCAATGGGCCCCTACCTCGGGCAGCAGCCCTACGCAACCCTGGGAAG ATCCCCAAAACGCTGGTGCCCCATTACTGTGAGCTGGTGGGAGCAAACCCCAAGGTGCGTCCCAACCCAGCCCGCTTCCTGCAGAACTGCCGGGCACCTGGTGGCTTCATGAGCAACCGCTTTGTAGAAACCAACCTCTTCCTGGAGGAGATTCAG ATCAAAGAGCCAGCCGAGAAGCAAAAATTCTTCCAGGAGCTGAGCAAGAGCCTGGACGCATTCCCTGAGGATTTCTGTCGGCACAAGGTGCTGCCCCAGCTGCTGACCGCCTTCGAGTTCGGCAATGCTGGGGCCGTTGTCCTCACGCCCCTCTTCAAG GTGGGCAAGTTCCTGAGCGCTGAGGAGTATCAGCAGAAGATCATCCCTGTGGTGGTCAAGATGTTCTCATCCACTGACCGGGCCATGCGCATCCGCCTCCTGCAGCAG atgGAGCAGTTCATCCAGTACCTTGACGAGCCAACAGTCAACACCCAGATCTTCCCCCACGTCGTACATGGCTTCCTGGACACCAACCCTGCCATCCGGGAGCAGACGGTCAAG TCCATGCTGCTCCTGGCCCCAAAGCTGAACGAGGCCAACCTCAATGTGGAGCTGATGAAGCACTTTGCACGGCTACAGGCCAAGGATGAACAGGGCCCCATCCGCTGCAACACCACAGTCTGCCTGGGCAAAATCGGCTCCTACCTCAGTGCTAGC ACCAGACACAGGGTCCTTACCTCTGCCTTCAGCCGAGCCACTAGGGACCCGTTTGCACCGTCCCGGGTTGCGGGTGTCCTGGGCTTTGCTGCCACCCACAACCTCTACTCAATGAACGACTGTGCCCAGAAGATCCTGCCTGTGCTCTGCGGTCTCACTGTAGATCCTGAGAAATCCGTGCGAGACCAG GCCTTCAAGGCCATTCGGAGCTTCCTGTCCAAATTGGAGTCTGTGTCGGAGGACCCGACCCAGCTGGAGGAAGTGG AGAAGGATGTCCATGCAGCCTCCAGCCCTGGCATGGGAGGAGCCGCAGCTAGCTGGGCAGGCTGGGCCGTGACCGGGGTCTCCTCACTCACCTCCAAGCTGATCCGTTCGCACCCAACCACTGCCCCAACAGAAACCAACATTCCCCAAAGACCCACGCCTGAAG GCCACTGGGAGACGCAGGAGGAGGACAAGGACACAGCAGAGGACAGCAGCACTGCTGACAGATGGGACGACGAAGACTGGGGCAGCCTGGAG CAGGAGGCCGAGTCTGTGCTGGCCCAGCAGGACGACTGGAGCACCGGGGGCCAAGTGAGCCGTGCTAGTCAG AGTCCGACTGGAGCAGCTGGGAAGCTGAGGGCTCCTGGGAACAGGGCTGGCAGGAGCCAAGCTCCCAGGAGCCACCTCCTGACGGTACACGGCTGGCCAGCGAGTATAACTGGGGTGGCCCAGAGTCCAGCGACAAGGGCGACCCCTTCGCTACCCTGTCTGCACGTCCCAGCACCCAG CCGAGGCCAGACTCTTGGGGTGAGGACAACTGGGAGGGCCTCGAGACTGACAGTC GACAGGTCAAGGCTGAGCTGGCCCGGAAGAAGCGCGAGGAGCGGCGGCGGGAGATGGAGGCCAAACGCGCCGAGAGGAAGGTGGCCAAGGGCCCCATGA
- the SCYL1 gene encoding N-terminal kinase-like protein isoform 4 (isoform 4 is encoded by transcript variant 4) produces MWFFARDPVRDFPFELIPEPPEGGLPGPWALHRGRKKATGSPVSIFVYDVKPGAEEQTQVAKAAFKRFKTLRHPNILAYIDGLETEKCLHVVTEAVTPLGIYLKARVEAGGLKELEISWGLHQIVKALSFLVNDCSLIHNNVCMAAVFVDRAGEWKLGGLDYMYSAQGNGGGPPRKGIPELEQYDPPELADSSGRVVREKWSADMWRLGCLIWEVFNGPLPRAAALRNPGKIPKTLVPHYCELVGANPKVRPNPARFLQNCRAPGGFMSNRFVETNLFLEEIQIKEPAEKQKFFQELSKSLDAFPEDFCRHKVLPQLLTAFEFGNAGAVVLTPLFKVGKFLSAEEYQQKIIPVVVKMFSSTDRAMRIRLLQQMEQFIQYLDEPTVNTQIFPHVVHGFLDTNPAIREQTVKSMLLLAPKLNEANLNVELMKHFARLQAKDEQGPIRCNTTVCLGKIGSYLSASTRHRVLTSAFSRATRDPFAPSRVAGVLGFAATHNLYSMNDCAQKILPVLCGLTVDPEKSVRDQAFKAIRSFLSKLESVSEDPTQLEEVEKDVHAASSPGMGGAAASWAGWAVTGVSSLTSKLIRSHPTTAPTETNIPQRPTPEVPAPAPTPVPATPTTSGHWETQEEDKDTAEDSSTADRWDDEDWGSLEQEAESVLAQQDDWSTGGQVSRASQVSNSDHKSSKSPESDWSSWEAEGSWEQGWQEPSSQEPPPDGTRLASEYNWGGPESSDKGDPFATLSARPSTQPRPDSWGEDNWEGLETDSRQVKAELARKKREERRREMEAKRAERKVAKGPMKLGARKLD; encoded by the exons ATGTGGTTCTTTGCCCGGGACCCGGTCCGGGACTTTCCGTTCGAGCTCATCCCGGAGCCCCCAGAGGGCGGCCTGCCCGGGCCCTGGGCCCTGCACCGCGGCCGCAAGAAG GCCACAGGCAGCCCCGTGTCCATCTTCGTCTATGATGTGAAGCCTGGCGCGGAAGAGCAGACCCAGGTGGCCAAAGCTGCCTTCAAGCGCTTCAAAACTCTACGGCACCCCAACATCCTGGCTTACATCGATGGACTGGAG ACAGAAAAATGCCTCCACGTCGTGACAGAGGCTGTGACCCCGTTGGGAATATACCTCAAGGCGAGAGTGGAGGCTGGTGGCCTGAAGGAGCTGGAGATCTCCTGGGGGCTACACCAGATCGTG AAAGCCCTCAGCTTCCTGGTCAACGACTGCAGCCTCATCCACAACAATGTCTGCATGGCCGCCGTGTTCGTGGACCGAGCTGGCGAGTGGAAGCTTGGGGGCCTGGACTACATGTATTCGGCCCAGGGCAACGGTGGGGGACCTCCCCGCAAGGGGATCCCCGAGCTTGAGCAGTATGACCCCCCGGAGTTGGCTGACAGCAGTGGCAGAGTGGTCAGAGAGAAGTG GTCAGCAGACATGTGGCGCTTGGGCTGCCTCATTTGGGAAGTCTTCAATGGGCCCCTACCTCGGGCAGCAGCCCTACGCAACCCTGGGAAG ATCCCCAAAACGCTGGTGCCCCATTACTGTGAGCTGGTGGGAGCAAACCCCAAGGTGCGTCCCAACCCAGCCCGCTTCCTGCAGAACTGCCGGGCACCTGGTGGCTTCATGAGCAACCGCTTTGTAGAAACCAACCTCTTCCTGGAGGAGATTCAG ATCAAAGAGCCAGCCGAGAAGCAAAAATTCTTCCAGGAGCTGAGCAAGAGCCTGGACGCATTCCCTGAGGATTTCTGTCGGCACAAGGTGCTGCCCCAGCTGCTGACCGCCTTCGAGTTCGGCAATGCTGGGGCCGTTGTCCTCACGCCCCTCTTCAAG GTGGGCAAGTTCCTGAGCGCTGAGGAGTATCAGCAGAAGATCATCCCTGTGGTGGTCAAGATGTTCTCATCCACTGACCGGGCCATGCGCATCCGCCTCCTGCAGCAG atgGAGCAGTTCATCCAGTACCTTGACGAGCCAACAGTCAACACCCAGATCTTCCCCCACGTCGTACATGGCTTCCTGGACACCAACCCTGCCATCCGGGAGCAGACGGTCAAG TCCATGCTGCTCCTGGCCCCAAAGCTGAACGAGGCCAACCTCAATGTGGAGCTGATGAAGCACTTTGCACGGCTACAGGCCAAGGATGAACAGGGCCCCATCCGCTGCAACACCACAGTCTGCCTGGGCAAAATCGGCTCCTACCTCAGTGCTAGC ACCAGACACAGGGTCCTTACCTCTGCCTTCAGCCGAGCCACTAGGGACCCGTTTGCACCGTCCCGGGTTGCGGGTGTCCTGGGCTTTGCTGCCACCCACAACCTCTACTCAATGAACGACTGTGCCCAGAAGATCCTGCCTGTGCTCTGCGGTCTCACTGTAGATCCTGAGAAATCCGTGCGAGACCAG GCCTTCAAGGCCATTCGGAGCTTCCTGTCCAAATTGGAGTCTGTGTCGGAGGACCCGACCCAGCTGGAGGAAGTGG AGAAGGATGTCCATGCAGCCTCCAGCCCTGGCATGGGAGGAGCCGCAGCTAGCTGGGCAGGCTGGGCCGTGACCGGGGTCTCCTCACTCACCTCCAAGCTGATCCGTTCGCACCCAACCACTGCCCCAACAGAAACCAACATTCCCCAAAGACCCACGCCTGAAG ttcctgccccagcccccacccctgtTCCTGCCACCCCTACAACCTCAGGCCACTGGGAGACGCAGGAGGAGGACAAGGACACAGCAGAGGACAGCAGCACTGCTGACAGATGGGACGACGAAGACTGGGGCAGCCTGGAG CAGGAGGCCGAGTCTGTGCTGGCCCAGCAGGACGACTGGAGCACCGGGGGCCAAGTGAGCCGTGCTAGTCAG GTCAGCAACTCCGACCACAAATCCTCCAAATCCCCAGAGTCCGACTGGAGCAGCTGGGAAGCTGAGGGCTCCTGGGAACAGGGCTGGCAGGAGCCAAGCTCCCAGGAGCCACCTCCTGACGGTACACGGCTGGCCAGCGAGTATAACTGGGGTGGCCCAGAGTCCAGCGACAAGGGCGACCCCTTCGCTACCCTGTCTGCACGTCCCAGCACCCAG CCGAGGCCAGACTCTTGGGGTGAGGACAACTGGGAGGGCCTCGAGACTGACAGTC GACAGGTCAAGGCTGAGCTGGCCCGGAAGAAGCGCGAGGAGCGGCGGCGGGAGATGGAGGCCAAACGCGCCGAGAGGAAGGTGGCCAAGGGCCCCATGAAGCTGGGAGCCCGGAAGCTGGACTGA
- the SCYL1 gene encoding N-terminal kinase-like protein isoform 16 (isoform 16 is encoded by transcript variant 16) codes for MWFFARDPVRDFPFELIPEPPEGGLPGPWALHRGRKKATGSPVSIFVYDVKPGAEEQTQVAKAAFKRFKTLRHPNILAYIDGLETEKCLHVVTEAVTPLGIYLKARVEAGGLKELEISWGLHQIVKALSFLVNDCSLIHNNVCMAAVFVDRAGEWKLGGLDYMYSAQGNGGGPPRKGIPELEQYDPPELADSSGRVVREKWSADMWRLGCLIWEVFNGPLPRAAALRNPGKIPKTLVPHYCELVGANPKVRPNPARFLQNCRAPGGFMSNRFVETNLFLEEIQIKEPAEKQKFFQELSKSLDAFPEDFCRHKVLPQLLTAFEFGNAGAVVLTPLFKVGKFLSAEEYQQKIIPVVVKMFSSTDRAMRIRLLQQSMLLLAPKLNEANLNVELMKHFARLQAKDEQGPIRCNTTVCLGKIGSYLSASTRHRVLTSAFSRATRDPFAPSRVAGVLGFAATHNLYSMNDCAQKILPVLCGLTVDPEKSVRDQAFKAIRSFLSKLESVSEDPTQLEEVEKDVHAASSPGMGGAAASWAGWAVTGVSSLTSKLIRSHPTTAPTETNIPQRPTPEGVPAPAPTPVPATPTTSGHWETQEEDKDTAEDSSTADRWDDEDWGSLEQEAESVLAQQDDWSTGGQVSRASQVSNSDHKSSKSPESDWSSWEAEGSWEQGWQEPSSQEPPPDGTRLASEYNWGGPESSDKGDPFATLSARPSTQPRPDSWGEDNWEGLETDSRQVKAELARKKREERRREMEAKRAERKVAKGPMKLGARKLD; via the exons ATGTGGTTCTTTGCCCGGGACCCGGTCCGGGACTTTCCGTTCGAGCTCATCCCGGAGCCCCCAGAGGGCGGCCTGCCCGGGCCCTGGGCCCTGCACCGCGGCCGCAAGAAG GCCACAGGCAGCCCCGTGTCCATCTTCGTCTATGATGTGAAGCCTGGCGCGGAAGAGCAGACCCAGGTGGCCAAAGCTGCCTTCAAGCGCTTCAAAACTCTACGGCACCCCAACATCCTGGCTTACATCGATGGACTGGAG ACAGAAAAATGCCTCCACGTCGTGACAGAGGCTGTGACCCCGTTGGGAATATACCTCAAGGCGAGAGTGGAGGCTGGTGGCCTGAAGGAGCTGGAGATCTCCTGGGGGCTACACCAGATCGTG AAAGCCCTCAGCTTCCTGGTCAACGACTGCAGCCTCATCCACAACAATGTCTGCATGGCCGCCGTGTTCGTGGACCGAGCTGGCGAGTGGAAGCTTGGGGGCCTGGACTACATGTATTCGGCCCAGGGCAACGGTGGGGGACCTCCCCGCAAGGGGATCCCCGAGCTTGAGCAGTATGACCCCCCGGAGTTGGCTGACAGCAGTGGCAGAGTGGTCAGAGAGAAGTG GTCAGCAGACATGTGGCGCTTGGGCTGCCTCATTTGGGAAGTCTTCAATGGGCCCCTACCTCGGGCAGCAGCCCTACGCAACCCTGGGAAG ATCCCCAAAACGCTGGTGCCCCATTACTGTGAGCTGGTGGGAGCAAACCCCAAGGTGCGTCCCAACCCAGCCCGCTTCCTGCAGAACTGCCGGGCACCTGGTGGCTTCATGAGCAACCGCTTTGTAGAAACCAACCTCTTCCTGGAGGAGATTCAG ATCAAAGAGCCAGCCGAGAAGCAAAAATTCTTCCAGGAGCTGAGCAAGAGCCTGGACGCATTCCCTGAGGATTTCTGTCGGCACAAGGTGCTGCCCCAGCTGCTGACCGCCTTCGAGTTCGGCAATGCTGGGGCCGTTGTCCTCACGCCCCTCTTCAAG GTGGGCAAGTTCCTGAGCGCTGAGGAGTATCAGCAGAAGATCATCCCTGTGGTGGTCAAGATGTTCTCATCCACTGACCGGGCCATGCGCATCCGCCTCCTGCAGCAG TCCATGCTGCTCCTGGCCCCAAAGCTGAACGAGGCCAACCTCAATGTGGAGCTGATGAAGCACTTTGCACGGCTACAGGCCAAGGATGAACAGGGCCCCATCCGCTGCAACACCACAGTCTGCCTGGGCAAAATCGGCTCCTACCTCAGTGCTAGC ACCAGACACAGGGTCCTTACCTCTGCCTTCAGCCGAGCCACTAGGGACCCGTTTGCACCGTCCCGGGTTGCGGGTGTCCTGGGCTTTGCTGCCACCCACAACCTCTACTCAATGAACGACTGTGCCCAGAAGATCCTGCCTGTGCTCTGCGGTCTCACTGTAGATCCTGAGAAATCCGTGCGAGACCAG GCCTTCAAGGCCATTCGGAGCTTCCTGTCCAAATTGGAGTCTGTGTCGGAGGACCCGACCCAGCTGGAGGAAGTGG AGAAGGATGTCCATGCAGCCTCCAGCCCTGGCATGGGAGGAGCCGCAGCTAGCTGGGCAGGCTGGGCCGTGACCGGGGTCTCCTCACTCACCTCCAAGCTGATCCGTTCGCACCCAACCACTGCCCCAACAGAAACCAACATTCCCCAAAGACCCACGCCTGAAG GagttcctgccccagcccccacccctgtTCCTGCCACCCCTACAACCTCAGGCCACTGGGAGACGCAGGAGGAGGACAAGGACACAGCAGAGGACAGCAGCACTGCTGACAGATGGGACGACGAAGACTGGGGCAGCCTGGAG CAGGAGGCCGAGTCTGTGCTGGCCCAGCAGGACGACTGGAGCACCGGGGGCCAAGTGAGCCGTGCTAGTCAG GTCAGCAACTCCGACCACAAATCCTCCAAATCCCCAGAGTCCGACTGGAGCAGCTGGGAAGCTGAGGGCTCCTGGGAACAGGGCTGGCAGGAGCCAAGCTCCCAGGAGCCACCTCCTGACGGTACACGGCTGGCCAGCGAGTATAACTGGGGTGGCCCAGAGTCCAGCGACAAGGGCGACCCCTTCGCTACCCTGTCTGCACGTCCCAGCACCCAG CCGAGGCCAGACTCTTGGGGTGAGGACAACTGGGAGGGCCTCGAGACTGACAGTC GACAGGTCAAGGCTGAGCTGGCCCGGAAGAAGCGCGAGGAGCGGCGGCGGGAGATGGAGGCCAAACGCGCCGAGAGGAAGGTGGCCAAGGGCCCCATGAAGCTGGGAGCCCGGAAGCTGGACTGA
- the SCYL1 gene encoding N-terminal kinase-like protein isoform 27 (isoform 27 is encoded by transcript variant 27), with protein MWFFARDPVRDFPFELIPEPPEGGLPGPWALHRGRKKATGSPVSIFVYDVKPGAEEQTQVAKAAFKRFKTLRHPNILAYIDGLETEKCLHVVTEAVTPLGIYLKARVEAGGLKELEISWGLHQIVKALSFLVNDCSLIHNNVCMAAVFVDRAGEWKLGGLDYMYSAQGNGGGPPRKGIPELEQYDPPELADSSGRVVREKWSADMWRLGCLIWEVFNGPLPRAAALRNPGKIPKTLVPHYCELVGANPKVRPNPARFLQNCRAPGGFMSNRFVETNLFLEEIQIKEPAEKQKFFQELSKSLDAFPEDFCRHKVLPQLLTAFEFGNAGAVVLTPLFKVGKFLSAEEYQQKIIPVVVKMFSSTDRAMRIRLLQQMEQFIQYLDEPTVNTQIFPHVVHGFLDTNPAIREQTVKSMLLLAPKLNEANLNVELMKHFARLQAKDEQGPIRCNTTVCLGKIGSYLSASTRHRVLTSAFSRATRDPFAPSRVAGVLGFAATHNLYSMNDCAQKILPVLCGLTVDPEKSVRDQAFKAIRSFLSKLESVSEDPTQLEEVEKDVHAASSPGMGGAAASWAGWAVTGVSSLTSKLIRSHPTTAPTETNIPQRPTPEGHWETQEEDKDTAEDSSTADRWDDEDWGSLEQEAESVLAQQDDWSTGGQVSRASQDRSRLSWPGRSARSGGGRWRPNAPRGRWPRAP; from the exons ATGTGGTTCTTTGCCCGGGACCCGGTCCGGGACTTTCCGTTCGAGCTCATCCCGGAGCCCCCAGAGGGCGGCCTGCCCGGGCCCTGGGCCCTGCACCGCGGCCGCAAGAAG GCCACAGGCAGCCCCGTGTCCATCTTCGTCTATGATGTGAAGCCTGGCGCGGAAGAGCAGACCCAGGTGGCCAAAGCTGCCTTCAAGCGCTTCAAAACTCTACGGCACCCCAACATCCTGGCTTACATCGATGGACTGGAG ACAGAAAAATGCCTCCACGTCGTGACAGAGGCTGTGACCCCGTTGGGAATATACCTCAAGGCGAGAGTGGAGGCTGGTGGCCTGAAGGAGCTGGAGATCTCCTGGGGGCTACACCAGATCGTG AAAGCCCTCAGCTTCCTGGTCAACGACTGCAGCCTCATCCACAACAATGTCTGCATGGCCGCCGTGTTCGTGGACCGAGCTGGCGAGTGGAAGCTTGGGGGCCTGGACTACATGTATTCGGCCCAGGGCAACGGTGGGGGACCTCCCCGCAAGGGGATCCCCGAGCTTGAGCAGTATGACCCCCCGGAGTTGGCTGACAGCAGTGGCAGAGTGGTCAGAGAGAAGTG GTCAGCAGACATGTGGCGCTTGGGCTGCCTCATTTGGGAAGTCTTCAATGGGCCCCTACCTCGGGCAGCAGCCCTACGCAACCCTGGGAAG ATCCCCAAAACGCTGGTGCCCCATTACTGTGAGCTGGTGGGAGCAAACCCCAAGGTGCGTCCCAACCCAGCCCGCTTCCTGCAGAACTGCCGGGCACCTGGTGGCTTCATGAGCAACCGCTTTGTAGAAACCAACCTCTTCCTGGAGGAGATTCAG ATCAAAGAGCCAGCCGAGAAGCAAAAATTCTTCCAGGAGCTGAGCAAGAGCCTGGACGCATTCCCTGAGGATTTCTGTCGGCACAAGGTGCTGCCCCAGCTGCTGACCGCCTTCGAGTTCGGCAATGCTGGGGCCGTTGTCCTCACGCCCCTCTTCAAG GTGGGCAAGTTCCTGAGCGCTGAGGAGTATCAGCAGAAGATCATCCCTGTGGTGGTCAAGATGTTCTCATCCACTGACCGGGCCATGCGCATCCGCCTCCTGCAGCAG atgGAGCAGTTCATCCAGTACCTTGACGAGCCAACAGTCAACACCCAGATCTTCCCCCACGTCGTACATGGCTTCCTGGACACCAACCCTGCCATCCGGGAGCAGACGGTCAAG TCCATGCTGCTCCTGGCCCCAAAGCTGAACGAGGCCAACCTCAATGTGGAGCTGATGAAGCACTTTGCACGGCTACAGGCCAAGGATGAACAGGGCCCCATCCGCTGCAACACCACAGTCTGCCTGGGCAAAATCGGCTCCTACCTCAGTGCTAGC ACCAGACACAGGGTCCTTACCTCTGCCTTCAGCCGAGCCACTAGGGACCCGTTTGCACCGTCCCGGGTTGCGGGTGTCCTGGGCTTTGCTGCCACCCACAACCTCTACTCAATGAACGACTGTGCCCAGAAGATCCTGCCTGTGCTCTGCGGTCTCACTGTAGATCCTGAGAAATCCGTGCGAGACCAG GCCTTCAAGGCCATTCGGAGCTTCCTGTCCAAATTGGAGTCTGTGTCGGAGGACCCGACCCAGCTGGAGGAAGTGG AGAAGGATGTCCATGCAGCCTCCAGCCCTGGCATGGGAGGAGCCGCAGCTAGCTGGGCAGGCTGGGCCGTGACCGGGGTCTCCTCACTCACCTCCAAGCTGATCCGTTCGCACCCAACCACTGCCCCAACAGAAACCAACATTCCCCAAAGACCCACGCCTGAAG GCCACTGGGAGACGCAGGAGGAGGACAAGGACACAGCAGAGGACAGCAGCACTGCTGACAGATGGGACGACGAAGACTGGGGCAGCCTGGAG CAGGAGGCCGAGTCTGTGCTGGCCCAGCAGGACGACTGGAGCACCGGGGGCCAAGTGAGCCGTGCTAGTCAG GACAGGTCAAGGCTGAGCTGGCCCGGAAGAAGCGCGAGGAGCGGCGGCGGGAGATGGAGGCCAAACGCGCCGAGAGGAAGGTGGCCAAGGGCCCCATGA